In one window of Miscanthus floridulus cultivar M001 chromosome 12, ASM1932011v1, whole genome shotgun sequence DNA:
- the LOC136495511 gene encoding uncharacterized protein, translating to MLSFLLQVMLLVLAEFRRRIDSGVLRFFIWSAYMLADATAIYVLGHISVTSTTSSPEQELTAFWAPFLLLHLGGQDNITAYTIEDNQLWLRHLQTFTVQVVAAAYVLYGEWSYIVGSRWSLLLPANIIMFAVGVLKYGERVWTLKCAGTISSSSNYRHMDRIPAFAFGISSGSQSHWDQDTEAFLLKAHILLDAPMDLLMGPSAFLNVHYGTSGITGEDLYKVAEMQISLMHDVLYTKAKVMHTWYGLCIHMVSSLGTLAALLLFHLLGKIHKGHYSRVDMTITYILLVGAVVMEITSSLRAMFSSWTCALLDQRAQERNMWHCLYWIVSSLRRLVHAAEWRRYWSGSMGQHNLLQLCARSTTSKCSMIARWMGVEDPWNTMVYLSSIPVPPHIKQLLVEGALKSEGVSDSSPSHIRNSRGRAALENRGLCEGLLAWSIDIELDESIVVWHIVTDLYLCWFKKQAKSSGRQDDTELLDLAKVIEAVEALSNYMMFLLAARPYMLPPPTSRNAYVHVCYSLTSVKCRTPEDVANLVQLSGHELNTRSNIEHNDAATSTSSFADSSRYKKILDKGSQLGAKLIDDKFEGLGTPEILDLISQVWMEMLCYVSYRCSAHSHAKQLSNGGELITVAAFLMEHIRRRTSMP from the coding sequence ATGCTCAGCTTCTTGCTCCAGGTCATGCTCCTCGTCTTGGCAGAGTTTCGAAGGCGTATTGACTCCGGTGTGCTAAGATTCTTCATCTGGTCGGCGTACATGTTGGCCGACGCGACGGCGATCTACGTGCTCGGCCACATTTCTGTGACCAGCACCACGTCGTCGCCCGAGCAGGAGCTGACGGCATTCTGGGCACcgttcctgctgctgcaccttggAGGGCAGGATAACATCACCGCATACACCATCGAGGACAATCAGCTGTGGCTGCGCCACCTGCAAACGTTCACCGTGCAGGTCGTCGCAGCTGCTTACGTCCTCTACGGCGAGTGGTCTTACATTGTTGGCAGCCGCTGGTCCTTGCTCCTACCAGCCAACATCATCATGTTTGCAGTCGGTGTCCTCAAGTACGGGGAGAGGGTGTGGACGCTCAAGTGCGCGGGCACCATTTCATCTAGCAGTAACTACAGGCATATGGATAGGATTCCAGCTTTTGCTTTTGGGATTTCTTCGGGAAGCCAGAGCCACTGGGACCAAGATACGGAAGCCTTCTTGTTGAAAGCACACATACTGTTGGATGCTCCCATGGATTTGCTGATGGGCCCGTCAGCTTTTCTAAATGTCCACTATGGTACTTCAGGGATTACTGGGGAGGACTTGTACAAGGTGGCTGAGATGCAAATCTCCTTGATGCACGATGTCTTGTACACCAAGGCCAAGGTGATGCACACCTGGTACGGACTCTGCATCCATATGGTATCGTCGCTAGGCACCCTCGCCGCATTGTTGCTGTTTCATCTATTGGGCAAAATTCATAAGGGCCATTACAGTAGAGTAGACATGACTATAACCTACATCCTTCTAGTTGGGGCCGTTGTCATGGAGATCACTTCGTCATTGAGGGCCATGTTCTCCAGCTGGACATGTGCGCTCCTAGATCAGAGGGCACAAGAAAGAAACATGTGGCACTGTCTCTACTGGATAGTTTCATCCCTCCGTCGGCTTGTCCATGCAGCAGAGTGGAGGAGGTACTGGTCGGGCTCCATGGGCCAGCACAACTTGCTTCAATTGTGCGCTCGGAGCACGACCAGCAAGTGCAGCATGATTGCAAGATGGATGGGGGTTGAGGACCCATGGAACACAATGGTTTACTTGTCATCCATCCCCGTCCCGCCGCACATCAAGCAGCTACTGGTGGAGGGAGCGCTCAAGAGTGAAGGCGTCTCGGACTCAAGTCCAAGTCACATCCGTAACTCAAGGGGTCGGGCGGCGCTGGAAAATAGAGGATTGTGTGAAGGACTCCTGGCTTGGAGCATCGACATTGAGTTGGACGAGAGCATTGTTGTTTGGCACATCGTCACTGACCTCTACCTCTGCTGGTTCAAGAAGCAGGCGAAGAGCAGTGGCCGGCAGGATGACACAGAGCTGCTGGATCTTGCAAAGGTGATTGAGGCCGTCGAGGCACTCTCCAATTACATGATGTTTCTCCTTGCCGCACGTCCCTATATGCTGCCTCCGCCTACTAGCCGCAACGCCTATGTCCATGTGTGCTATTCTCTTACTTCTGTAAAGTGTAGAACACCCGAGGATGTGGCCAACCTTGTGCAGCTCAGTGGGCATGAATTGAACACAAGATCTAATATTGAACACAACGATGCTGCTACTTCAACCAGCAGTTTTGCTGACTCCTCACGCTACAAGAAAATATTGGATAAAGGATCCCAGCTTGGTGCAAAGCTCATTGATGACAAGTTCGAAGGCCTGGGTACACCTGAAATATTAGACCTTATCTCCCAAGTGTGGATGGAGATGCTCTGCTACGTAAGCTACCGATGCAGTGCGCATTCTCATGCAAAGCAGCTCAGTAATGGCGGTGAGCTCATCACCGTTGCTGCCTTTTTAATGGAACACATTAGAAGGCGAACCTCCATGCCTTGA